One stretch of Thalassovita sp. DNA includes these proteins:
- a CDS encoding ABC transporter substrate-binding protein has protein sequence MKTKLITAAVAAMVAASPAIADLTFTSLSYRTGPYAANGIPFADGYADYFTLLNERDGGIGGEKINFLECETGYNTEKGVECYESTKGEGTLVYQPLSTGITYQLIPKVTADGIAMHTMGYGRTSAKNGSIFSNVFNYPINYWDGASVAINHLLDVNGGDLSGKKVALVYHNSAYGKEPIRTLEELSGKHGFDLSLLAVDHPGQEQKSQWLQIRRERPDYVIMWGWGVMNQVAIQEAVNIRFPMENFIGVWWSGSENDVKPAGDAADGYKAVTFHNVGSDFPVFDDIQKHVVDAGKAAGAGDQVGTVLYNRGLYAAYLAHMAAEKAQEIAGKSDISQGDMIKGMEALEITQELMDKHGLAGFGPDFAVSCENHGGPGLGAVQQWDASAGEWSLISGFEPSDKDVIDALVKEDSEAYAAENNIEARCN, from the coding sequence ATGAAGACCAAACTGATCACCGCAGCCGTTGCTGCAATGGTGGCGGCCAGCCCCGCAATTGCGGACCTGACCTTTACCTCGCTCAGCTACCGGACCGGCCCCTATGCTGCAAACGGCATCCCGTTCGCAGATGGCTACGCCGACTATTTCACCCTGCTGAACGAGCGTGACGGCGGTATCGGCGGTGAAAAGATCAACTTCCTGGAATGTGAGACCGGCTATAACACCGAAAAAGGTGTGGAATGCTACGAGTCGACCAAAGGCGAAGGCACTCTGGTGTATCAGCCGCTGTCGACCGGTATCACCTACCAGCTGATCCCCAAAGTGACCGCAGACGGCATCGCGATGCACACCATGGGTTACGGCCGGACCTCGGCGAAGAACGGTTCGATCTTCTCGAACGTGTTCAACTACCCGATCAACTACTGGGATGGTGCCTCGGTTGCGATCAACCACCTGCTGGACGTCAACGGTGGTGACCTGAGCGGCAAGAAAGTGGCGCTGGTCTATCACAACTCGGCCTACGGTAAGGAACCGATCCGTACCCTGGAAGAGCTGTCGGGCAAGCACGGTTTCGACCTGAGCCTGCTGGCCGTTGACCACCCCGGTCAGGAACAGAAATCGCAGTGGCTGCAGATCCGCCGTGAGCGTCCTGACTATGTGATCATGTGGGGCTGGGGCGTTATGAACCAGGTCGCGATCCAGGAAGCTGTGAACATCCGCTTCCCGATGGAAAACTTCATCGGTGTTTGGTGGTCGGGTTCGGAAAACGACGTGAAGCCGGCTGGCGACGCGGCGGACGGCTACAAGGCTGTGACCTTCCACAACGTTGGGTCCGACTTCCCGGTGTTTGACGACATCCAGAAACATGTTGTCGACGCAGGCAAAGCGGCCGGCGCTGGCGATCAGGTTGGCACCGTTCTCTACAACCGTGGTCTCTACGCTGCCTATCTGGCGCATATGGCCGCTGAGAAAGCTCAGGAAATTGCCGGCAAGTCCGACATTTCCCAAGGCGACATGATCAAGGGCATGGAAGCCCTCGAGATCACTCAGGAGCTGATGGACAAGCACGGTCTGGCGGGCTTCGGCCCCGACTTTGCTGTGTCCTGTGAAAACCACGGTGGTCCGGGCCTCGGCGCGGTACAGCAGTGGGATGCCTCGGCCGGTGAATGGAGCCTGATCTCGGGCTTTGAGCCGTCGGACAAAGACGTGATCGACGCGCTGGTTAAGGAAGATTCCGAAGCCTACGCCGCCGAAAACAACATCGAAGCGCGCTGCAACTAA
- a CDS encoding ABC transporter ATP-binding protein — protein sequence MLDAGRPQETLLEVNNIEVIYNHVILVLKGVSLKVPKGGITALLGGNGAGKTTTLKAISNLLHSERGEVTKGTITYRGEGVADLSPAALVDKGVIQVMEGRHCFEHLTVEENLMTGAYTRKDGKGAVDADLEMVYNYFPRLKERRKSQAGYTSGGEQQMVAIGRAIMSRPETILLDEPSMGLAPQLVEEIFNIVKNLNEKEGATFLLAEQNTNVALRFAHYGYILESGRVVMDGPAADLRENPDVKEFYLGMSDEGRKSFRDVRSYRRRKRWLS from the coding sequence ATGCTGGACGCAGGACGCCCCCAAGAGACCCTTCTAGAGGTCAACAACATCGAGGTGATCTATAACCACGTGATCCTGGTGCTTAAGGGCGTGTCCCTGAAGGTGCCCAAAGGCGGTATCACCGCGCTTCTGGGTGGCAACGGGGCGGGCAAGACCACCACACTGAAAGCGATTTCCAACCTGCTGCATTCCGAACGCGGCGAGGTGACCAAAGGCACCATCACCTATCGTGGTGAAGGTGTGGCGGACCTGAGCCCCGCCGCGCTGGTGGACAAGGGTGTTATTCAGGTGATGGAAGGCCGTCACTGCTTTGAACACCTGACCGTCGAAGAAAACCTGATGACCGGCGCCTATACCCGTAAGGACGGCAAAGGCGCAGTCGATGCCGATCTTGAGATGGTCTACAACTATTTCCCCCGCCTGAAAGAGCGCCGCAAAAGCCAGGCCGGCTATACCTCGGGGGGTGAACAGCAGATGGTGGCCATTGGCCGCGCCATCATGAGCCGCCCTGAGACCATCCTGCTGGATGAACCCTCGATGGGTCTGGCGCCGCAGCTGGTGGAAGAGATCTTCAACATCGTGAAGAACCTCAACGAAAAAGAAGGCGCAACCTTCCTGTTGGCGGAACAGAACACCAACGTGGCCCTGCGGTTTGCCCATTACGGCTACATCCTGGAATCGGGCCGTGTTGTGATGGATGGCCCTGCCGCAGACCTGCGCGAAAACCCGGACGTGAAGGAATTTTACCTCGGCATGTCCGACGAAGGCCGCAAGAGCTTCCGCGATGTGCGCTCCTACCGCCGCCGGAAGCGTTGGCTGAGCTAA
- a CDS encoding peptidoglycan-binding protein codes for MKILRTMITALIAGAGAAGPLWAADIALVLTNRVYADGQETAALRFDQISRQLRDAGFQVIGGDNLVARVMADRAAEFRDALADDAELERALIVLSGRVVAGQGDSWFLGREAGEVSDLTAAQQGLSLAVLDDLLADYPGQSLMAVAPAWRSRRAPGQGLRVGLGGHQPGQGVTLMSGYGADVQAALREVLQGAEPLADAAARAPHGVNLRGYLPRNAGFSASEPDPVDNSDSAYWSAVRDINTAAGYQAYLRRFPNGLFVTEAQRLLQGVQDTPQQQAAAEEKALNLSRNDRRSVQRDLTLLGFDTRGVDGVFGPGTRGAIRAFQRSRGFRDTGYLTRAMVTRLVRDADARRKEVEAEDRAYWQRTGITGVKEDLEAYLERYPNGVFSEDARDQLAVILAEEAEVAFREAQQLDTVAAYQGFLRLYPNGPLAEQARSRIDILQNTGSGQTATDTQIAKDKAEERVVASNPVARLLIERALEKVGHNPGPVDGRFDQRSRRAIKAFQRSAKLPRTGYVSRDTMARLTAASLR; via the coding sequence ATGAAGATCCTGCGCACCATGATCACTGCCTTGATTGCCGGGGCCGGGGCGGCCGGGCCTTTGTGGGCTGCGGATATCGCCCTGGTGTTGACCAATCGGGTCTATGCCGATGGTCAGGAAACAGCGGCGTTGCGGTTTGACCAGATCAGCCGACAATTGCGCGATGCCGGGTTTCAGGTGATCGGCGGTGACAATCTGGTGGCCCGTGTCATGGCCGACCGTGCGGCTGAATTCCGTGACGCCCTGGCTGATGATGCGGAGCTGGAGCGCGCTCTGATCGTCCTGTCGGGACGGGTTGTTGCAGGTCAGGGGGACAGCTGGTTTCTGGGACGTGAGGCGGGCGAGGTCTCAGACCTGACGGCCGCACAGCAGGGGCTGTCACTCGCGGTTTTGGATGATCTTCTGGCGGATTATCCGGGGCAAAGCCTGATGGCCGTTGCACCGGCATGGCGCAGCCGCAGGGCACCTGGTCAGGGCCTGCGTGTTGGTCTGGGCGGTCATCAGCCGGGGCAGGGGGTGACCCTGATGTCAGGCTATGGCGCAGATGTGCAGGCGGCCCTGCGGGAGGTACTGCAGGGGGCGGAGCCTTTGGCCGATGCCGCAGCGCGGGCGCCACATGGCGTGAACCTCAGGGGCTACCTGCCGCGCAATGCAGGCTTCAGCGCCTCTGAGCCGGACCCAGTCGACAACAGTGACAGCGCCTATTGGAGTGCGGTGCGCGACATCAACACCGCCGCCGGCTATCAGGCCTACCTCAGACGGTTTCCCAACGGTCTGTTTGTGACCGAGGCTCAGCGGTTGTTGCAGGGCGTGCAAGACACCCCGCAGCAACAGGCCGCCGCCGAGGAAAAAGCGCTGAACCTCAGCCGCAATGACCGCCGTTCCGTGCAGCGTGATCTGACGTTGCTGGGGTTTGACACCCGTGGCGTCGATGGGGTGTTTGGGCCTGGCACCCGCGGGGCGATCCGTGCCTTTCAGCGCAGCCGAGGGTTCCGCGACACAGGCTATCTGACCCGCGCCATGGTCACCCGCCTGGTGCGCGATGCTGATGCCCGCCGCAAAGAGGTTGAGGCCGAGGATCGCGCCTATTGGCAGCGCACCGGCATTACCGGGGTGAAAGAGGATCTTGAGGCCTATCTGGAGCGATATCCCAACGGCGTGTTTTCCGAAGATGCCCGTGACCAGCTGGCAGTGATCCTTGCCGAAGAGGCTGAGGTCGCCTTTCGCGAGGCGCAGCAGCTGGATACCGTGGCGGCCTATCAGGGCTTCCTGCGTCTCTATCCCAACGGGCCGCTGGCTGAACAGGCCCGCTCACGTATTGATATCCTGCAAAACACAGGCTCAGGACAGACGGCTACCGATACCCAGATTGCCAAGGACAAGGCCGAGGAACGGGTGGTTGCCTCAAACCCTGTGGCGCGTTTGCTGATTGAGCGGGCGCTGGAAAAGGTGGGGCATAATCCCGGGCCGGTGGATGGCCGTTTTGACCAGCGCAGCCGCCGCGCCATTAAGGCGTTTCAGCGCAGCGCCAAACTGCCCCGCACCGGCTATGTCAGCCGCGATACAA
- a CDS encoding phenylacetate--CoA ligase family protein — protein MSRFFDELETRKPEAREEAYASALPQQVARAQALSGYGGSLSAVDAVAVTSVADLASLPVLRKSALVEAQSTSYPFGGLTIRAPSGFTHIFQSPGPIYEPGGGEHDWWRMGRFLNACGIGQGDIVQNCFGYHLTPAGMIFESGARAVGAAVLPAGTGQTELQARAAHDVGVTAYAGTPDYLKVILDKADTMGLKLNITKAAVGGGALFPSLRQEYADRGISCLQCYATADLGNIAYESEAMDGMIVDENVIVEIVRPGTGDPVAPGEVGEVVVTTLNPDYPLIRFATGDMSAVLEGESPCGRSNMRIKGWMGRADQTTKIKGMFVRPEQVAALVAKHDEIAKARVIAGREGEMDVMTVQIEAEGGSADHYMQTVVDTLKLKGKIEVVAKGSLPNDGKVIDDQRVYE, from the coding sequence ATGAGCCGTTTCTTTGACGAACTTGAAACCCGTAAGCCGGAGGCCCGCGAAGAGGCCTATGCCAGCGCGCTGCCTCAGCAGGTGGCCCGTGCGCAGGCTTTGTCGGGTTATGGGGGCAGCCTCAGCGCTGTTGATGCGGTGGCGGTGACCTCGGTTGCGGATCTGGCAAGCCTGCCGGTCCTGCGCAAGTCCGCTCTGGTCGAAGCGCAAAGCACCTCCTACCCGTTTGGTGGCCTGACCATCCGTGCCCCCAGCGGCTTCACCCATATCTTCCAGTCGCCCGGCCCGATCTACGAACCGGGGGGCGGGGAACATGACTGGTGGCGCATGGGCCGTTTCCTGAATGCCTGTGGCATTGGTCAGGGCGACATCGTGCAGAACTGTTTTGGTTATCACCTGACCCCTGCGGGCATGATCTTTGAAAGCGGCGCGCGCGCTGTTGGCGCCGCGGTGCTGCCTGCCGGCACCGGTCAAACCGAATTGCAGGCCCGTGCGGCCCATGACGTCGGCGTCACCGCCTATGCCGGGACGCCGGATTACCTGAAGGTGATCCTTGATAAGGCCGACACCATGGGCCTGAAGCTGAACATCACCAAAGCTGCCGTTGGCGGCGGGGCGCTGTTCCCCTCGCTGCGTCAGGAATATGCGGATCGCGGAATTTCCTGCCTGCAGTGCTATGCCACCGCGGATCTGGGCAACATCGCCTATGAATCTGAGGCGATGGACGGCATGATCGTGGATGAAAACGTGATCGTCGAAATCGTGCGCCCCGGCACTGGGGATCCTGTTGCCCCGGGTGAAGTGGGCGAGGTTGTAGTGACCACCCTGAACCCCGACTATCCGCTGATCCGATTTGCCACCGGCGATATGTCCGCGGTGCTGGAGGGCGAAAGCCCCTGTGGTCGCTCCAACATGCGGATCAAGGGCTGGATGGGCCGTGCGGACCAGACCACCAAGATCAAAGGCATGTTTGTCCGGCCCGAGCAGGTTGCCGCATTGGTGGCCAAACATGATGAAATCGCCAAGGCCCGTGTGATTGCCGGGCGCGAAGGCGAAATGGATGTGATGACCGTCCAGATCGAAGCCGAAGGCGGCAGCGCCGACCACTATATGCAGACCGTGGTCGATACGCTGAAGCTGAAGGGCAAGATCGAAGTGGTTGCCAAGGGCAGCCTGCCCAATGATGGCAAGGTTATCGACGATCAACGCGTTTACGAGTGA
- a CDS encoding branched-chain amino acid ABC transporter permease yields the protein MFYREAGDFKTTYADDNQTFPIKFDRYRYYAVLFFAFLIVPFVINDYWVNAVFMPFLIYSIAAIGLNILVGYCGQVSLGTGGFMAVGAYAVYKLMTAFPEVSIFIHILLAGGVTSLVGVAFGLPSLRIKGFYLAVATLAAQFFLVWLFNKVPWFYNYSASGQISAPERTVFGIAVTGPNTAAWATYLFCLIFVTICALIARNLTRGTTGRKWMAIRDMDIAAEIIGVDPLKSKLSAFAVSSFFIGVSGALFFSVYLGAVEVGEVFGINKSFLVLFMIIIGGLGSIFGSFAGAAFLVLLPVLLKNVLVGMLGWPTDLAAHLEFMIVGALIIIFLIAEPHGLAQLWRVAKEKLRLWPFPH from the coding sequence ACCGGTACTACGCTGTCCTGTTCTTTGCCTTCCTGATCGTTCCCTTTGTCATCAATGACTACTGGGTGAACGCCGTCTTCATGCCGTTCCTGATCTACTCGATCGCGGCGATCGGCCTGAACATCCTGGTGGGCTATTGTGGTCAGGTGTCGCTGGGCACCGGGGGCTTCATGGCAGTGGGCGCTTACGCGGTCTACAAGCTTATGACAGCCTTTCCGGAGGTCAGCATCTTCATCCATATCCTGCTGGCAGGTGGTGTCACCTCCCTGGTGGGGGTTGCGTTTGGCCTGCCGTCGCTGCGGATCAAAGGGTTCTACCTTGCCGTGGCAACACTGGCGGCGCAGTTCTTCCTGGTGTGGCTGTTTAACAAGGTGCCGTGGTTCTACAACTACTCGGCCTCTGGTCAGATCTCGGCGCCTGAGCGGACTGTGTTCGGCATCGCCGTGACCGGGCCCAACACCGCCGCATGGGCCACCTATCTGTTCTGCCTGATCTTTGTGACGATCTGTGCGCTCATCGCACGGAACCTGACACGCGGCACCACGGGCCGTAAGTGGATGGCCATTCGTGACATGGACATCGCCGCCGAAATCATCGGTGTGGATCCGCTGAAATCGAAACTGTCGGCCTTTGCTGTCAGCTCGTTCTTCATCGGTGTCTCTGGCGCCCTGTTCTTCTCGGTCTATCTGGGCGCGGTTGAAGTGGGTGAGGTTTTCGGCATCAATAAATCGTTCCTGGTTCTGTTCATGATCATCATTGGTGGTCTGGGCTCGATCTTTGGCTCCTTCGCTGGCGCGGCCTTCCTGGTCTTGCTGCCGGTACTGCTGAAGAACGTGCTGGTGGGCATGCTGGGCTGGCCGACCGATCTGGCGGCGCATCTCGAATTCATGATCGTGGGGGCTCTGATTATCATCTTCCTGATCGCGGAACCCCATGGCCTTGCCCAGTTGTGGCGCGTGGCCAAGGAAAAACTACGGCTGTGGCCCTTCCCGCACTAA